A genomic stretch from Strix aluco isolate bStrAlu1 chromosome 12, bStrAlu1.hap1, whole genome shotgun sequence includes:
- the SLC24A5 gene encoding sodium/potassium/calcium exchanger 5, giving the protein MFLAVSIVCDDYFLPSLEIISECLGLSQDVAGATFMAAGSSAPELVTAFLGVFVTKGDIGVSTILGSAIYNLLGISAACGLFSSMVSRLSCWPLFRDCLAYTICVAAVLAMISDNIIYWYESASLLLIYGCYILVLCFDIKINQYLMKKFSPCCMRFTKATEENAEQQPLVGWREESGPLICQQSRTDSGIFQDELDYSQLSTSLHGLDEISEDHPSVFTMPEADMKRILWVLSLPIITLLYLTIPDCRRQFWRNWFMVTFLISAAWISAITYVLVWMITIAGETLGIPESVMGLTLLAAGTSVPDTVASVLVARKGNGDMAMSNIVGSNVFDMLCLGIPWFIKTAFINTSGPIEVNSSGLTYTAISLVCSVVFIFLAVHLNGWKIDKKLGAICLVLYLVFTTLSILYELGIIGNNPTRVCGN; this is encoded by the exons ATGTTTTTGGCTGTGTCCATTGTGTGCGATGATTACTTCCTACCTTCTCTAGAGATCATCAGTGAAT GCCTTGGCCTCTCTCAGGACGTTGCTGGAGCAACTTTTATGGCTGCTGGAAGCTCTGCTCCAGAGCTTGTCACTGCTTTTCTAG GAGTCTTTGTGACAAAGGGAGATATCGGTGTCAGCACCATCCTTGGATCAGCAATCTATAATCTTCTTGGTATTTCTGCAGCCTGTGGGCTGTTTTCCAGCATG GTTTCGAGGCTGTCCTGTTGGCCGCTGTTTAGAGACTGTCTGGCATATACAATTTGTGTAGCGGCGGTCCTTGCGATGATATCTGACAACATAATCTACTG GTATGAAAGTGCATCCTTATTATTGATATACGGGTGTTATATTCTGGTACTATGTTTTGACATTAAAATCAACCAATACCTCATGAAAAAGTTCAGTCCCTGCTGTATGCGTTTTACAAAAGCTACGGAAGAGAATGCTGAGCAGCAGCCACTGGTTGGATGGAGGGAAGAGAGTGGACCTCTAATTTGTCAACAATCAAGAACAGATAGCGGAATTTTTCAAGACGAGCTGGACTACTCTCAGCTTTCCACAAGCTTGCATGGGCTTGATGAAATCTCTGAAG ATCATCCAAGTGTCTTTACCATGCCTGAAGCAGATATGAAGAGAATTTTGTGGGTGTTATCCCTCCCTATTATTACACTACTCTATTTGACTATACCAGATTGCAGAAGACAGTTTTGGAGGAACTGGTTCATGGtgacatttttaatttcagcagCATGGATTTCTGCAATAACTTATGTTCTTGTATGGATGATAACAATAGCAG GTGAAACACTGGGAATTCCAGAGTCAGTAATGGGTCTCACATTACTAGCAGCAGGAACAAGTGTACCAGATACAGTTGCAAGTGTGCTGGTGGCTCGAAAAG GAAATGGAGATATGGCTATGTCTAACATTGTAGGATCCAACGTATTTGATATGCTCTGTTTGGGAATACCCTGGTTTATAAAAACTGCCTTCATAAATACATCAGGACCCATAGAAGTGAACAGCAGTGGTTTGACATACACAGCCATTTCTCTTGTCTgttctgttgtttttatttttctggcagtTCACCTGAATGGCTGGAAAATAGATAAAAAATTGGGAGCAATTTGTCTTGTATTGTACTTAGTATTTACTACATTATCAATTTTATATGAACTTGGCATCATAGGGAACAATCCTACAAGGGTCTGTGGTAACTAG